The following coding sequences are from one Humulus lupulus chromosome X, drHumLupu1.1, whole genome shotgun sequence window:
- the LOC133804229 gene encoding PH, RCC1 and FYVE domains-containing protein 1, whose amino-acid sequence MADLVSYGNADRDIEQALIALKKGSQLLKYGRKGKPKFCPFRLSNDESSLIWHSSNGERILKLATVSRIIPGQRTAVFQRYLRPEKDYLSFSLIYNNGKRSLDLICKDKVEAEVWIAGLKALISSGRGGRSKIDGWSDGGLYLDDSRELTSNSPSDSSISGVRDISSPDIVNFNPNSSPKSFHPDNPVPSVRSHVASDQTNMQVKGSGSDAFRVSVSSAPSTSSHGSAPDDCEALGDIYIWGEAICDYVVKIGADKSAPYLSPRADVLLPRPLESNVVLDVHQIACGVKHAALVTRQGEVFTWGEESGGRLGHGVGKDVSQPRLVESLATTIIDFVACGEFHSCAVTMTGELYTWGDGTHNAGLLGHGTDISHWIPKRISGPLEGLQIASVTCGPWHTALITSMGQLFTFGDGTFGVLGHGDRENVAYPREVESLLGLRTIAVACGVWHTAAVVEVIATQSSASSGKLFTWGDGDKNRLGHGDKEPRLKPTCVPALIDYNFHKIACGHSLTVGLTTSGQVFTMGSTVYGQLGNVRSDGKLPCLVEDRLIGESVDEIACGSYHIAILTSRNEVYTWGKGANGRLGHGDVEDRKTPTLVEALKDRHVKYIACGSNYSAAICLHKWVSGAEQSQCSACRQAFGFTRKRHNCYNCGLVHCHSCSSRKATRAALAPSPGKPYRVCDACYVKLNKVSETGANNKRNSGPRLSGENKDRLDKAEIRFSKSVPSNMDLIKQLDSKAAKQGKKAETFSLVRSSQAPSLLQLKDVVLSTAVDLRRTAPRPVLTSSGVSSRSVSPFSRRPSPPRSATPVPTTSGLSFSKSISDGLKKTNELLNQEMLKLRAQVESLRQRCELQELELQKSTKKAQEAMALVAEESAKSEAAKEVIKSLTAQLKDLAKRLPPGVYDTESLKLAYLPNGLDHNGLHYQDLNGERHSRSDSITSTGTDSTLLNGTAYNYSPRDSTGTNEMNIPHNREHLTSNGTVDHSDIRLSNGGGNQTDTSSVSEALDGKDPGPFQDGENGMRSRNPSMAGNNNQVEAEWIEQYEAGVYITLVALRDGARDLKRVRFSRRRFGEHQAETWWSENREKVYEKYNVRGSDKASISGQTARRSEGALSPSSQHA is encoded by the exons ATGGCAGATCTTGTTAGCTACGGGAATGCCGACCGTGACATCGAGCAG GCATTGATTGCTTTGAAGAAGGGTTCTCAATTGCTGAAATATGGTCGCAAAGGAAAACCCAAATTTTGCCCATTTAGACTGTCTAAT GATGAATCTTCTTTGATCTGGCATTCAAGTAACGGTGAAAGAATTTTGAAGTTAGCAACAGTGTCAAGAATTATACCTGGACAAAGAACT GCTGTTTTCCAACGATATCTTCGCCCTGAAAAAGATTATTTGTCTTTTTCGCTCATATACAATAACGGGAAGCGGTCATTAGATCTG ATTTGCAAGGACAAAGTTGAAGCAGAGGTCTGGATTGCAGGCCTAAAAGCATTAATATCTTCTGGAAGAGGTGGACGTTCTAAGATTGACGGATGGAGTGATGGGGGACTCTACCTTGAT GATAGTAGAGAATTGACCTCAAATAGTCCAAGTGATAGTTCAATCAGTGGTGTAAGAGATATTAGCTCTCCTGATATAGTCAATTTCAACCCTAATTCTTCTCCAAAGAGTTTTCACCCTGACAACCCCGTGCCTTCAGTGAGGTCACATGTAGCGTCAGACCAGACAAATATGCAAGTAAAAGGATCTGGTTCAGATGCTTTTCGAGTTAGCGTCTCTAGTGCTCCCAGCACCTCCAGTCATGGTTCTGCACCAGATGATTGTGAAGCCCTAGGGGACATTTATATATGGGGAGAGGCTATTTGCGATTATGTTGTTAAGATTGGGGCTGACAAAAGTGCTCCGTATTTGAGCCCAAGAGCAGACGTGCTTCTCCCTAGGCCTTTAGAGTCGAATGTAGTTTTGGATGTACATCAGATTGCTTGTGGGGTTAAGCATGCTGCCTTAGTAACAAGACAAGGTGAAGTTTTCACATGGGGTGAAGAATCTGGAGGAAGGCTTGGCCATGGTGTTGGGAAGGATGTTAGTCAACCTCGTTTAGTTGAATCATTGGCAACTACTATAATTGATTTTGTGGCATGTGGAGAGTTTCATTCCTGTGCTGTTACAATGACTGGGGAACTTTATACATGGGGAGATGGTACTCACAATGCTGGGCTCCTTGGTCATGGTACTGACATTAGTCATTGGATACCCAAGAGAATATCAGGACCTCTTGAGGGACTGCAAATTGCGTCAGTAACGTGTGGTCCATGGCATACAGCCTTAATAACGTCAATGGGGCAACTCTTCACATTTGGTGATGGTACATTTGGTGTGTTGGGACATGGAGACAGGGAAAATGTAGCATATCCAAGGGAAGTAGAGTCTCTATTAGGTTTGAGGACAATAGCTGTTGCATGTGGGGTGTGGCATACTGCTGCTGTGGTAGAGGTTATTGCAACACAATCTAGTGCTTCATCAGGCAAACTGTTTACTTGGGGTGATGGAGACAAAAATCGTCTTGGACATGGAGACAAGGAACCCCGCCTTAAACCCACCTGTGTTCCGGCACTTATAGATTACAACTTTCACAAAATTGCTTGTGGACACAGTTTAACTGTTGGCTTGACCACATCAGGACAAGTGTTTACCATGGGAAGTACTGTTTATGGTCAACTTGGGAATGTCCGTTCTGATGGAAAGCTACCTTGCTTGGTAGAAGACAGGCTTATTGGGGAGTCAGTTGACGAAATTGCTTGTGGTTCATATCATATAGCCATATTAACTTCCAGGAATGAAGTTTATACATGGGGAAAGGGTGCTAATGGGAGATTGGGTCATGGAGATGTTGAAGATAGGAAAACCCCAACTCTGGTTGAAGCCTTAAAAGATAGACATGTAAAGTATATTGCTTGCGGTTCAAACTATAGTGCAGCTATTTGTCTGCACAAATGGGTGTCTGGTGCTGAGCAATCACAGTGTTCTGCTTGCCGACAGGCTTTTGGTTTTACACGTAAGAGACACAACTGCTATAATTGTGGACTTGTTCACTGTCATTCATGCAGTTCCCGGAAAGCAACAAGAGCAGCGCTAGCACCTAGTCCTGGAAAGCCATACAGAGTATGTGATGCTTGTTATGTAAAATTAAACAAGGTGTCAGAAACTGGCGCTAATAACAAAAGGAATTCTGGACCTCGACTATCAGGTGAGAACAAGGACAGACTTGACAAGGCTGAGATAAGGTTTTCGAAGTCTGTGCCTTCTAACATGGATCTGATAAAACAATTAGATAGCAAAGCAGCCAAACAAGGAAAGAAAGCAGAGACATTTTCGTTAGTTCGATCCTCTCAAGCGCCTTCTTTATTGCAATTAAAAGATGTTGTTTTGTCCACTGCCGTTGATCTGCGGCGAACTGCTCCGAGACCAGTTCTTACATCGTCTGGAGTAAGTTCTAGGTCTGTGTCACCTTTCTCAAGGAGGCCAAGCCCCCCACGTTCTGCTACACCCGTTCCTACAACATCAGGACTTTCCTTTTCAAAAAGTATTTCTGATGGTTTGAAGAAAACAAATGAACTTTTGAATCAGGAAATGCTAAAGTTACGGGCACAG GTTgagagcttgagacagcgatgtgAACTCCAAGAATTGGAACTTCAGAAATCAACAAAGAAAGCTCAGGAAGCTATGGCACTTGTTGCAGAAGAATCTGCTAAATCTGAAGCTGCAAAAGAAGTTATAAAATCGCTTACTGCACAG CTCAAAGACTTAGCTAAAAGGTTGCCACCTGGTGTTTATGACACTGAGAGTTTGAAACTTGCTTACCTACCGAATGGTCTGGATCATAATGGACTGCATTACCAAGATCTGAATGGGGAGCGTCATTCAAGATCTGATTCTATCACTTCCACGGGGACTGATTCTACTTTACTAAATGGGACAGCCTATAATTATTCACCCAGAGATTCAACTGGAACTAATGAAATGAATATTCCACATAACCGTGAGCATCTGACATCCAATGGGACAGTTGACCATTCAGACATAAGACTTTCAAATGGTGGAGGCAATCAAACAGATACTAGTAGTGTCTCTGAAGCTCTTGATGGCAAGGATCCTGGGCCTTTCCAAGATGGGGAGAACGGTATGCGATCTAGAAATCCTTCAATGGCTGGCAACAATAACCAAGTTGAGGCAGAATGGATTGAACAATACGAGGCAGGGGTTTATATAACTCTCGTGGCTTTGCGAGATGGAGCTAGAGATCTCAAACGAGTGCGCTTCAG CCGAAGAAGATTCGGAGAACACCAAGCAGAGACTTGGTGGTCGGAGAACCGCGAAAAAGTGTATGAAAAGTACAACGTCCGCGGGTCTGATAAGGCATCAATTTCTGGCCAGACTGCGCGAAGATCAGAAGGAGCACTCTCACCTTCTTCCCAACACGCCTAG